A window of the Pungitius pungitius chromosome 3, fPunPun2.1, whole genome shotgun sequence genome harbors these coding sequences:
- the LOC134126984 gene encoding uncharacterized protein LOC134126984 — MDHAPTSSIIGSENASLPTTWTPPSSPSLMIHTQQPTPPPSPEPMATQEEKNCETHEVFEYSEKFVEGIRMSVIHLLANVWRRYVREICYGCQTNNPSQKNHPCLDPDDCFYQLHFEPLMKRLWTDNFIPSISMFMFMNNVDVGRDRIMGAAEVLLNELKYADNVAHTMDKMSETWGEDKHKIKQLQKLLKWYDGECESPDEIDVDDDDETETDDDDV; from the coding sequence gctCTGAAAACGCCAGCCTCCCCACGACCTGGactcccccctcttctccatctctgaTGATTCACACCCAGCAGCCGACACCTCCTCCATCCCCAGAGCCTATGGCCACACAGGAAGAGAAGAATTGTGAAACTCATGAGGTGTTTGAGTATTCCGAAAAGTTTGTGGAAGGTATTAGAATGAGCGTGATACACTTGCTGGCCAACGTCTGGCGTCGATACGTCAGAGAGATCTGTTACGGATGTCAGACGAATAATCCCAGTCAGAAAAACCATCCGTGTTTGGATCCAGACGACTGTTTCTACCAGCTACACTTTGAACCTCTGATGAAAAGGCTTTGGACTGACAACTTCATACCCTCCATCTCCATGTTTATGTTCATGAATAATGTCGATGTGGGGAGAGACCGCATCATGGGGGCTGCGGAAGTACTTTTAAACGAGCTGAAATATGCAGATAATGTGGCGCACACCATGGATAAAATGTCTGAGACCTGGGgggaagacaaacacaaaattaaacaactgcaaaagcttCTCAAATGGTATGATGGAGAGTGTGAGTCACCCGATGAAAtcgatgttgatgatgatgacgaaacTGAaacggatgatgatgatgtgtaa